GCTGGGCTTTGGTGGATTCGCTGGCGGGCTGAAGCGATGGGCCGGCTGGAGCGTCTCGATGAGAAGTCAACGCAGGGGCACGGCTCCGTCGTCCTCCTCTCGAACGGCGGCAGCGCAGGACTTGACGAAGGACGACGCGATGGGCAGTGGCGGCGGACCAAGGCGAAGTAGGGGAGGTCCGGCAGAGGATGCAGAACCCGGGCGGCGCGATGTGAAACTCCCAGCGGCGGCTGGTGCTGCAAGGGGACGGGTGGCCATGGAGCTCGCTCCTTCTGGTTCGGTGAGGACTTGGCGTTCGAATCCACCGGATCGAGACGAGGCGAGGGCGGCGCCATGGATGAAGTGGTCCTGCTCCTTGCTCAGAAGAGGAGAGGGAAGAGCAGGGGAGGTTAGAGGGCATAAGGGAGAGAATCAAGGGCGCAAGGGGGTCGGGATCGCACCGGCGAGGTCCGGCATGAGACGAAGCGGACAGAAGGCTGCAAGGAGCTCCCTGGGAGGCGTCGGGCATGGCGGCTACAAAGCTTCATTTGACGCCATGGTGCAAAAGCCTCCTGATTCGGTGCTCTGGCGAGGTTGCTGCAGGGCCAAAGGCCGACGGGGACGCAGGCGCTGGTGCTGCTCGCAGCGGCGCACGGGTAGCACGAGGGGAAGCAGGGGTTGCGGCTCCTACTTGCTGCGCGGGGAAGCATGCTCGGGGAAGAATGAGCAGAGGAGGGCAGCTGTGGATGGAGGAGGAGGCTATGTGGCGCTGGTCTATTAGATCGAtccgatctgggaggatcccgaggtggaagatgctggcggcggcggctgggaagATGGGACAAGGCTCCTCATTTATAAGGTTCGGGTGGTCTATACATACAGAATATAGATAGGACGGTCGGAGATGaatgggttagggagtccaaacaaggaaacggtgacgttttgtagatgtttggggatgatccggacataacggtggcgacagtccgggtcgggttcgggacaacttttggACGCGCCCGAGGAGGTCTGCGGGctcacgagagaggttaggttgggtctggcagattgtgaagagcgggttggtctgagaaaaGAGGGGAGAGATGTAGCCCGgcacggttttcggagaccgaaaacatccgatgttagaccggctatattgccgctctagtttaacggttgggctatcaaacgagctccaaatgcgatgaaacttggcaggcgacctactaacaacgtaACAACACcatatgccaactttcatcccattccgagaacattttctgaccactaataaaataatattttggacacgggcgcgtgcaagtgtgtctgggctcagaacggacaacggagagaacgaggaggccgggacggatgcaagttttgaaaacatgatgatgctatgcacatgatgacatgatgaaatgcaacacgcaagcaaaagacatggcaatgacagcaaatactggacgacacctggcacatcggtctcggggcgtcacaagtttttacctcaagtgaaaaactttccaaatatattattggacttgtttgccctttcaagaaaaacatttctattatcagcGGAATTTATTTGCAAAATtatttctctctgagctttattccttaaaatgatttttcattagttttggagctctttttgaactaaaaccatttgataaatttatttaagattccaaccaaaatttggggatgtcatgtgatgtttttaaatcacttttatgcaaaaatatatttcattcattggatattttgagttctacaccaagttttcaaatctggtccagtgggcaattttgcactgcaacctatttaaatattcttTTAAAACCTCCACCAAAATTGTGGGATGTTAGTAGTAGTATGTAATTCAACCTTATGCAAAAACCCGGAGTTGCCCTTTGAaatatttgagtgaatcaacctctttttcattctagtCCAGCATGGTGATTTCTACAGCAACCATCATTTAACTTGCCCTTTTAGCTATGATTTCTTTTCCTGCTTATAGCCCAtcttgcaaaacccttaagtccagaagagtggacccattggaggattttaagtgcatgcaaCAGTGCCTTTTACTTTCTGTCCAGAATCAGTTTTCTcacaaacttgcactaacaagttttgcTTTTGACagactaacttcaccaccctctttTTCATCCAAAGATACTTTGAtctggagatttgggccaccccaagagttgcctagctgccattagcattttgtcaaacacctggtgtgcatggccagttttgacatgatttttgttttgcactatGATCATGCCCCTCTGGACATACTGgcatgtccactaagctcctagctaacCCTAACCCAGGCCAGCTAATCCCCAGCCTCTCCTATGCTCTCTAGCACACCCTGGCATTTCGCCGAACGCTTGGCGTGCACGctttgggcgcgcccagagcgcatgttttgcacaCGCGTGCACCAATCCGCCGCGTCCCGTTGCCGCCACCCCGCGGCCGTTctggcccttcccctctcccagtcGACGCGCCCGACCCTCCCGCGTCGCAGAGCTGCCCCTGGAGCTCCACAgctccgccgtcaggtcggccacggcggctagcAGGCGGCCACAGCAACCTCTGCCGTGGAcagcgctcgccagctgccccctggAGCAGCTCAGGCTCATCCGCAAGCTTGTCCGCAAgcactcgtcgccgccacgtccctctgacgctacagaacggcggtcgccgacGATCTTATACCCGGTCACCGCGGAACCGCCATTGCTCGCCTATTTAAGAAGCCCCGAGCCTCTCCAAAACCtcaggcgacctcaagccaccccaCCTAGCACCCCCGTAGCAGTCAATCGACCagggaaggtcttcttccccatctccggtcagtactgccgccgccgccctccggtccATTCAGTCGCAATCGAGCCCCTCCCGTCCATCTAGCGCCACCGTCCGACTCCCCATGACCCTGCGGAGCCGCCAACACCTCAAACCCGCTCGGGAGCCACCGTAGCCCAGAGCCCCAAACctcccgaagccaccggccgccgcgaagctcaccaccGGCGACTCCCTTTGCCCCCACcaacccctcgaccaccgggaggaccgtccTAGCATGGTGTATCCAGCCCTGCCCTCcggagcccgcgaggagccgccgttcACCGGCGTTGATCGCAGGAGctcccgcctctgttcggccagaggaggaaggaggcggggcgaCCGGTCAAACCTAACTAGTGGGccccccttggacccactgtcagcgaccccgagcCAGTCCACGCTGGCGTAAGTGGAAGCGCAAAACCCCCAAGTACATCTCCTGTGCTTCGAAAACGTATTCCGCCCGAAgcgttttcctttttctgttttattttaaaaacagaatttgactaaactttgactggctataactttttaaatataaatccaaatgacttgattctttttatgttgtttcccaaatattgtctagtttattttcatatttatttcaaaattttcaaaacaacttttttgtactgtttttaaagtatgtgttatttgaatattttcaaaaataggagtttgaagaaggagaaaactttcaaaagttttggaatgcaccctgcctctccacaacttgaaggcaagcattctgaaccctggcataatactttatgggttgtttgatacggttataaCACCACCTCGACATGAAGCATTAGTtatttttatgtgatgatatgatcatacgCTTTGAGTGCATACTGAAAATTCTTGCTGTTGGAAATAGATATgcttgtgatagcaatcaccctcatatgcctctcatgcctgCCGGGAAGGATCTggaaaagtctctgtcttgggtagacacgagcttgtccctcgtcgagacggttatgaccggtggggcagggggaggtatgatgagtggtggttgtgtctgatggatgtgaaatataattcttgagctaaccatgcaggaaatacttaaacctcctgagtcgaccgtagatcgagtcttgttccagtaacccccatacttgtttcatgctgccacttgtccctgccgtaggtgGGGTACGGTtcggtaagttgtcaacccctgtcctagcacacaccgtacagagaggccatggtggaagataccggctgcatccggtaggcatgccacctggtctgggggcatgggtgtttccggttgggaccgagaggggggcaacccttagagcacgcgatagaaatttgatcccatgctacgcgaggttgtagcctccccacttagagttttgcttaacaggtgtcgtgggtgattccagacacgagtaaagttaagctggggtgtgcaagtcaggcgtgttttcgactaaaagaccatagacggaattagttccgatggactaaagaaatctgttactcgtgggtaaagagtacaccctctgcagagatattatacctattcgaatagccgtgtccatggttaaggactacagtctgggatgggtcaagtgtcggtcttagtgtcggtcttcggaggagaaactactaaaccagaacattgagCATGActtgtgacatatgatgattatgattattattattgtggactaatcaATTGTATTATTTGAAATtaatgagtatccctgggacggttctacctcctggatattcactatgattattcttactaataagccctttatgtggtgtcgcacagacgcccgactgtggcatgcttatttcgtttacttataagccctttatgtggcgtcgcacagacgcccgacagtggcatgcttgttatttcatttacttataagccctttatgtggtgttgcacagacgcccgactgtggcatgcttgttattccttttatatataagccctttatgtggtgtcgctcagacacccgactgaggcatgcttcatattattatcccttcgaggcgttgcttcagacacccgatcggtgcttttCATTTCTACTCCCTGATTGTTTACTCATGTTTTATTCGAATGATCTGCTTGCGTGCgtcatgaaccttatttcataactgacaaagtaatcatagaatatttcaaaacatgattatcagtggctatattatacctgtgttctcaatgtttgcgagtacattcaaagtactcactggcttgtccctggctattgtcttggccagatttcttgcgtgaagaggagcgttgtgatgacagccccggaacctacgcaatggtgatagcagcctcacgaagataggagttatcctggtcagctgttcctgtgggaaatggagtcccatagacgctgatgatccgtaAACCGCTTcctccatcaaccactagaaaccaattgttgtacccataggccagaatggtcttgtactacatattttgtattttgcttggagtttctgtaacaagttggtgtctcatcagctaacagtaatcctggggctggtgagcacaagggccgcttttgggaaattaatatcccgaaaaaccggtcctgacactactactagtaatccggtaatcccgactataacggcgcgaccgggtcttttcccgcgcgatatgctgggaggttggcttagttgggttttttaggacgagtaatgctacacctacataatcccaattatgtaattaacataatgtgaaacatgtgagctgttgattgtagattggggggagggaggggcccaccaccatgaaaatcaggggaggagagagagaggaaatttacattaaccctttcataggttcccgtagatgtagaaagatgtgtccgatcctgcaatataggccgtccgtctatatctaacggataggaaggaaactatgacaatttacccgcactcctctccacatttgcagataaggctttccctcattcatccttttctcccagaagatcttgatcttccgtgcaatgcacgggcatcttgctagtactcctacaatatgtatattattgtgaaagttcatatacaccggccgagattaatgcaaacacggcagattttcattacatttcgaacttttataggacaaaaaaataaaagaaacccgaccctaaacctattttacggcggcgaccgacgtcctccatctgtgatctccatgtatgggggcggggttcaagacccgtgaagtgaatgtgcggtctccggcgaggaaaagtagaacacgggagacggaccggccagttggcacaccatgccctgccgccttccatgccctactcatcctcgaaggagtccccgacctcggcggtgccggacgttggacggcggcaagtaggacgcgtggctgacggtgctcccgtcgtcggtcgccagcatggccaccgcttgtgcggcgacttcagcgagggcggcgacctcgagctccatccccgaagacaagctctcccggagagcgttcgcgcttgcggtcatggcagatgtggttctaggtaggaggacgatgcgctatggtgtggaggttagctgggcgttgccgctttaagtagcgcattccggtgaggccaagcgtccgagtgcgtcattaagtcgccggagttgttcctcgggcaccgagcctcttaatgatgacatatgaacggacgacatgaatgcgggcagctggcgccggctgggaacgcaccgcgcgacggtgcgaggggcgagggttttggtgtgccagggtagtcagttgcggtcgtggcaacgttggagatgccctttgctcacatgcgatccccgcatgtcattgaaaaagcaagacgacccggcatggtctcatgtccagaggatgcagttggccgcgctacaccactccgcggacgcgtcgcggcgccccgtgcatcctcgacgagccgggtgttggggtgtgtttggattgtggccaaagtgcaccttgccaaaattttggtcatgaccaaaagattggcctttgttt
The Triticum dicoccoides isolate Atlit2015 ecotype Zavitan chromosome 3A, WEW_v2.0, whole genome shotgun sequence genome window above contains:
- the LOC119271852 gene encoding uncharacterized protein LOC119271852 isoform X1; translation: MLPRAASRSRNPCFPSCYPCAAASSTSACVPVGLWPCSNLARAPNQEAFAPWRQMKLCSRHARRLPGSSLQPSVRFVSCRTSPEQDHFIHGAALASSRSGGFERQVLTEPEGASSMATRPLAAPAAAGSFTSRRPGSASSAGPPLLRLGPPPLPIASSFVKSCAAAVREEDDGAVPLR
- the LOC119271852 gene encoding uncharacterized protein LOC119271852 isoform X2; this translates as MLPRAASRSRNPCFPSCYPCAAASSTSACVPVGLWPCSNLARAPNQEAFAPWRQMKLCSRHARRLPGSSLQPSVRFVSCRTSPDHFIHGAALASSRSGGFERQVLTEPEGASSMATRPLAAPAAAGSFTSRRPGSASSAGPPLLRLGPPPLPIASSFVKSCAAAVREEDDGAVPLR